Proteins encoded within one genomic window of Gemmobacter sp.:
- the glyS gene encoding glycine--tRNA ligase subunit beta, which yields MPDLLIELFSEEIPARMQARAREDLKKLVTDGLVEAGLTYASAGAFSTPRRLALTVQGLTAESPTLREERKGPRTDAPDAALQGFLRSTGLSKDQLEIRDDKKAQVYFAVVAKPGRKAAPIVAEVLEKTIRTFPWPKSMRWGAGALRWVRPLHYILCILTDESGTEVVGLDIDGIKSGNTTEGHRFLAPGRITVSSFDDYTTKLRSARVMLDATERADHIWNHATQTAFAQGLEVVPDAGLLAEVSGLVEWPVPLMGPIADQFLHLPAEVLQTSMREHQKFFSVKNPKTGRIEKFLTVANTETADHGATILAGNGKVLAARLSDARFFWDNDLREATAGMGKWADGLRSVTFHNKLGSQAARIDRIAALAGELAPVVGAEPAQAERAARIAKLDLRSAMVGEFPELQGTMGRYYALESGEEAAVADAARDHYSPLGPSDAVPTAPVSVAVALADKLDTLAGFWAIDEKPTGSKDPFALRRAALGVIRLVLANEARLSLMAALRAGLRGNLDAIAGVNAALETPAVAVSNSPEGTAADLLAFIHDRLKVFLRDEGIRHDIIDACLAMPGNDDLTLLVKRARALSAMLATEDGANLIQGFKRANNILTQAEAKDGVEYSYGAEEKFAEGPEELALFAALDAAEARITPAMKAEDFAAAMAAMAALRAPVDAFFTAVQVNSDNQIVRRNRLNLLSRIRGICGQVADLARIDG from the coding sequence ATGCCGGACCTTCTGATCGAGCTTTTCTCCGAGGAAATCCCGGCCCGCATGCAGGCCCGCGCGCGGGAGGATCTGAAAAAGCTGGTGACCGACGGTCTGGTCGAGGCCGGGCTGACCTATGCGTCGGCCGGCGCCTTTTCCACGCCGCGCCGGCTGGCGCTGACCGTGCAGGGGCTGACCGCCGAATCCCCCACCCTGCGCGAAGAACGCAAGGGGCCGCGCACCGACGCGCCCGATGCCGCGCTGCAAGGGTTCCTGCGGTCCACCGGGTTGTCCAAGGACCAGCTGGAAATCCGCGACGACAAGAAGGCGCAGGTCTATTTCGCCGTGGTGGCAAAGCCGGGCCGCAAGGCCGCCCCCATCGTGGCCGAAGTGCTGGAAAAAACCATCCGCACCTTTCCCTGGCCCAAGTCGATGCGCTGGGGCGCCGGGGCGTTGCGCTGGGTGCGCCCGCTGCATTACATCCTGTGCATCCTGACCGATGAATCCGGGACCGAGGTCGTGGGCCTGGATATCGACGGCATCAAGTCGGGCAACACCACCGAAGGCCACCGCTTCCTGGCGCCGGGCCGCATCACCGTGTCGTCGTTCGACGATTACACCACCAAGCTGCGCAGCGCGCGGGTGATGCTGGACGCCACCGAACGCGCCGACCACATCTGGAACCACGCCACCCAGACCGCCTTTGCCCAGGGGCTGGAAGTGGTGCCCGACGCCGGCCTGCTGGCCGAGGTGTCGGGGCTGGTCGAATGGCCGGTGCCGCTGATGGGGCCGATTGCCGACCAGTTCCTGCACCTGCCGGCCGAGGTGCTGCAAACCTCGATGCGCGAACACCAGAAGTTCTTTTCGGTGAAAAACCCGAAAACCGGCCGGATCGAGAAATTCCTGACCGTCGCCAATACCGAAACCGCCGATCATGGCGCCACGATCCTTGCCGGCAACGGCAAGGTGCTGGCCGCCCGCCTGTCGGATGCCCGCTTCTTCTGGGACAACGACCTGCGCGAGGCGACGGCAGGCATGGGCAAATGGGCGGATGGCCTGCGCTCGGTCACCTTCCACAACAAGCTGGGGTCGCAAGCGGCAAGGATCGACCGTATCGCGGCGCTGGCGGGGGAACTGGCCCCGGTGGTCGGCGCCGAACCGGCGCAGGCCGAACGCGCCGCCCGCATCGCCAAGCTGGATCTGCGGTCGGCCATGGTCGGGGAATTCCCCGAACTGCAAGGCACCATGGGCCGCTACTACGCGCTGGAATCGGGCGAAGAGGCTGCCGTCGCCGATGCCGCCCGCGACCATTATTCGCCGCTTGGCCCGTCGGACGCGGTGCCGACCGCCCCGGTCTCGGTCGCCGTGGCGCTGGCCGACAAGCTGGATACGCTGGCCGGCTTCTGGGCCATCGACGAAAAGCCCACCGGGTCCAAGGATCCCTTTGCCCTGCGCCGCGCCGCGCTGGGGGTGATCCGGCTGGTGCTGGCCAATGAGGCCCGCCTGTCGCTGATGGCCGCGCTGCGCGCTGGCTTGCGCGGCAATCTGGATGCCATCGCCGGGGTGAATGCAGCACTCGAAACGCCTGCCGTGGCCGTTTCCAACTCGCCCGAGGGAACGGCGGCGGATCTGCTGGCCTTCATCCACGACCGGCTCAAGGTCTTTCTGCGCGACGAAGGGATCCGGCACGATATCATCGACGCCTGCCTGGCGATGCCCGGCAACGATGACCTGACCCTGCTCGTCAAGCGCGCCCGCGCGCTGTCGGCGATGCTGGCCACCGAAGATGGCGCCAACCTGATCCAGGGCTTCAAGCGCGCCAACAACATCCTGACCCAGGCCGAGGCCAAGGACGGCGTGGAATATTCCTATGGCGCCGAGGAGAAATTCGCCGAAGGCCCCGAGGAACTGGCCCTGTTCGCCGCCCTCGACGCGGCCGAGGCCAGGATCACCCCCGCGATGAAGGCCGAAGATTTCGCCGCCGCCATGGCCGCCATGGCCGCCCTGCGCGCGCCGGTCGATGCCTTCTTCACCGCGGTGCAGGTCAACAGCGACAACCAGATCGTGCGCCGCAACCGGCTGAACCTGCTCAGCCGCATCCGCGGCATCTGCGGTCAGGTCGCCGATCTGGCCCGGATCGACGGGTAA
- a CDS encoding DsbA family protein, giving the protein MNRRTLLGAVALSAVAAGIPGLIRPALAETTPAAPQVPDLIIGNPDAKVTVVEYASYTCPHCANFHARVFKELKTNYIDTGKIRFVYREVFFDRYGLWAAMVARCGGEMRYFGIQDMLYAEQADWSGVGGAVDVVNALRKIGLKAGLTNEALDACMADGAMAEAMVAKFQKDSAADGIDSTPSFVINGKKHSNMSYADFSKVLDDLLAG; this is encoded by the coding sequence ATGAACCGCAGAACGCTGCTTGGCGCCGTGGCGCTGTCCGCCGTGGCCGCAGGGATCCCCGGGCTGATCCGCCCGGCCCTGGCCGAGACCACCCCCGCCGCCCCGCAGGTGCCCGACCTGATCATCGGCAATCCCGATGCCAAGGTGACGGTCGTCGAATATGCGTCCTACACCTGCCCGCATTGCGCCAACTTCCATGCGCGGGTGTTCAAGGAGTTGAAGACCAACTACATCGACACCGGCAAGATCAGGTTCGTCTACCGCGAAGTATTCTTTGACCGCTACGGCCTGTGGGCGGCGATGGTGGCGCGCTGCGGTGGCGAAATGCGCTATTTCGGCATTCAGGACATGCTCTATGCCGAACAGGCCGACTGGTCGGGTGTCGGCGGCGCGGTGGATGTGGTGAATGCCCTGCGCAAGATCGGCCTGAAGGCCGGCCTGACCAACGAGGCGCTGGACGCCTGCATGGCCGACGGCGCCATGGCCGAGGCGATGGTGGCCAAGTTCCAGAAGGACAGCGCGGCCGACGGCATCGATTCCACCCCGTCGTTCGTCATCAACGGCAAGAAGCACAGCAACATGAGCTATGCCGATTTCTCCAAGGTGCTGGACGATCTGCTGGCGGGCTGA